Genomic DNA from Oncorhynchus clarkii lewisi isolate Uvic-CL-2024 chromosome 5, UVic_Ocla_1.0, whole genome shotgun sequence:
gatcacattGGTAATAGAtcagttgttgtattacttgtgaggcacagctgtgTGAGCGTACATTTTAATATTTACTGGGCTGATgatgcctgcatctgatggtcagtctcagtggagggagagagtaggaAACTTGGAGTCCGCCCCTCAACGcccctccgctctccctttcctttgctgacactgaccaaaaaagTGTGTCTTCCAGCTGATAGCGAAACTCGAGTCCCACCACATTATtcctgcctcatgcacaaattcatggtgttactcctatgaacagcGAAAGTGAAATATTAATCTAATAATAACGCAAGCCTATCtatacactttcctactcattacagctgcagtgttGGTTGTAGTACGAGTGGAAGTAGGAATAACACACATTTTGATAGCCTATAAAAGTGTTGGAtaaaaagtgttgacagtgctgagtaagaactcaAACTCACTCAAAACAGCAGCTATTTGCTGtgttcgttgacagtctctctctagtcatggttttaaaagacTTGTAATCTAACAGTGAcaactttgctgtagctttcttttaAGCCTGCTACTTTACTGCAGACATGGtaatctgagccatccgattggccagcggtaggcctatagtgcacttgatttgctctctgggcctgctGAGAAGGtagagtttgtaccttcagacacatgaaatggttcaacaTTGGATCACTTCACCTATCCGGAGCGCAGGGAAGCTGAATTGGGTGCATCTACCGCCAAGAGCGCGagacaaatacaaaaaaaaacaggaacCCAAGGCGTTATCTTAgatgttttttacagaaatatTTGGCAATCGATTAGGAATGCCTTGGATCGCGATCGactggttggtgaccactggcttACAGGGTAAGGGAACCAATATGCAATtttgtcatttgggtgaactatccctaatagcacaaccaaatgacctgtatagcagttgagattacattaaaagtacatagtGCAAGGGATCAATGCTGTTCaagattattacagcaattgtgaaggTCAGACCTACGACCTTTGCATGCTATCTCGAACATGCACACCTTCTATgattacaaaatacatttatagttacagtaggctaacctcAATGTGgtcatggatgtgttactcattttaaggtagaataaatactgttacattagtttgtaagattaCCATGTCTCAATTTAAAGCTATTTCCTGTATTACAAAAATATTATTGAATTGTGTCTTGTTGACAACACTACCAAATACCAACATTTAAAGGATATCTAATGCTTGGATAGTTtaatctgagccactggcttaatcctatTCTTTATCTTTTATTTTTGGTTTACTTGGAGACTTGAATCCAACATGTAAATTGTTAACTTGTCAAaaagttaataggctatttaaTGTATTGCAGAAATGATAGTGTTGTTGTCAACAAATTCCAGtatgtctacaaattaataatttataTGTTGAagtcacatctccatctcaaccaagaaTCACAGTTAAAGAAaatgaataaatcaaatcaaagtacatttaaagtttgatttaatttgagTTAGTCCTATTCACCATTTTTGGTTGcgatggagacatgaatccaagATCCataaattattaatttgtaaacaaacTAGAATTGAAGGCAGAATAGATTAGTGGCAGatatggaactatccaagcagacgatacatctccttcaaatgttgatatttagttgcattgacaaccaaacacaattcaatatccagtttgtctccatctcaaccaaaaatgtaagttaaagaataggactaaatctaatcaaactttaaatgcactttaaattaaGTTTGATTTAGTactattctttaactttgatatttggttgagatggagacatgaaACCAACATATTAATGATTAACTTGAAGATTAGATTTGAAATCAACAAATGCTTAAAACCCTTGgcctatatacactgaacaaaaataaaaacgcaacatgtaaagtgttggtcccatgtttcatgagttaaaataaaaaatcccagatattttccatatgcacaaaaagcttattcatCTCAATTATTTTGCACAAATGTGTTGACATTTCTGGTAGTGAGCATtactcctttgccaaaataataaatttacctgacaggtgtggcatatcaagaagctgattaaacagcatcatcattacacaggggcaccttgtgctgggtacaataaaagatcactctaaaatgtgcagttttgtcagaaaacacaatgccacagatgtctcaagttgagggagcattggcattggcatgctgacttcaggaatgtccaccCAAGCTGTTGCCACATAATtacatgttaatttctctaccataagctgcctccaacgtcgttttagagaatttggcagtagtccaaccggccttacaaccgcagaccacacaAGCCCAGTACAGCCCATTTATACTTATGTAAACTGAcacttaaatatatttttagcaattacatttacttttgatacttaaaacgAAAATTTCTACACTTttaattgagtcattttctattaaggtatcttcacttttactcaagtatgacaatagggTAATTTTTCTAACTTTGAAATTATATTAAATTAGATTCAACCAGTTAGCGCCCAGTGGGATGTGTATGCTGCTCTAGGGTAAACCAAAACCGCAAACACTCAAGTGTTACGACTCACACACATTCTGACTCGCACCTTGAAGTTGTTGAACAATAACCTTCTTTAAATCCCAGAGAGTTTGTTCCAATAATACCTTGACAAGCAATTCTCTTCGTTTGCACATCTGAGGTTGTACATTGGAACTCTCTGGACATATACGGAGGCTTGAATGTAGTATGCGTCTGGTACAAGATCAGGCAGACCTAGAGGGGATGCATTTGTTTTAATCACACATTATTGTAATATCAAGAAAAAACTGACACAGACCGTATCTTTTTAATCTTTTTACAGCTACATGTGGGCTACTGGACAAAATATTCCGGCACTGCAGCAAATTGCATTCCAAATTCCAACCCTTCAAACATGCTGTCCAATAGCCCACAGTCTTACCGTTCTGATGGTACCTTGTGCCATATCCAGGTCTCTCTCTGCGCCTGGGACTCTCGTACACGTCATAGTAATTGTAGTAAGGATTATCTGAATCTGAATCGGAGGTCTTGTATGGGTTGTAAGGATCATCCCCTGCCATCACGTCTTCTCTTCTCGGCGAAGGGGACGGTTTGTCCTGTGTCCCATTCGTCGTGCCATTTGCCTTAGTTTCTGCATGGCCACTTGGATGGACATCCTGATGCTGGTGCCCCTGTCCCCTCGGGGTCTTTGCAACTTGAGGTGGTAGCCAGCGCGGGCGCGCTCCTGCACGGGATACTGCGTGAGTAGACGAGAGAGACTGTCTTGAGGAGTCAGAAGGCTTGTTAGTTTCCCCATCtctaatgatggtgacaggtctCTCCTGCTCTTTATTGGCGCCTTTTTGCTTTGGTGGTCGATATTCCGAACCGTGACTCAGAAGGCTAAAAACGTTACCATTGTGCGCCCATTGTATTGTCTGCCGTATACCTGGCACTTGGTTATTTACTTGTCTCGTCTCTGGTGGATGCCGCTGAGATTGGACAGTTTGCATTATCCAAATTAATAAACATACGTGCCCACACGCATAAAAAATGCCAAATTTACACGCGCCCATAATACAATTAGTTCAACTAAATAGATTGACTAATAATTACAAATATTTTAATTTCTGTGGTCTAGCATTTGTACTTTGAAACTAAAGTACATTAAAGTAAGTCTATTTTACACCAAATTAAATCCTGAAAAACTTGCACCAGTATTGCTATGTTCGCCACGCAACCTCACATCGTTCTGTTCGGAGTTTTGCAGATGCGCTAAGAGTGGGGAGGAGTTGAACATTTGAAGTTTCTAATTCGGTTTTTAGACAAGCCCGGTGCTCATGTAATAAATAGACGGGAAGGCTACTTGACACCGGCCCTCCAAATGGATCTGCTCCAGAGTTGGATAACAGAAAACCATGTGTTATGGTTTTTCTTGCACTGTCTGAAGTTATATAACTGTCTGACATAAGGCCTTGTGTAATGTAATTAGAAAGAGGTGAGGATGTGTAGCCTAAATACTAACCATGGAGTAAAATGACATATTCAGCATTTATAAATTAAATATGAATGTTTAATTTTCTTTTAGATACATTTATCTAGGATACATAGTGGCTCAATTAATCAACATTTCAACTGGTCCCTCAGTAAATACCTATGTCACCCTGATATATTACACATTTGCAAACACTTATAATATGTTGAGACCTATCTGGGTAACCAAGGTGGAATcactgatgtgtagactttcctaATGACTGCTTCTGTCTTGGAAAAGCACATCACAGTAAAAGCACATCACAGTCACAATGCCTTTCTGCAATTACCCCACCTAGGAATAGGAATATCCTGGGaga
This window encodes:
- the LOC139408715 gene encoding protein-lysine 6-oxidase-like produces the protein MGACKFGIFYACGHVCLLIWIMQTVQSQRHPPETRQVNNQVPGIRQTIQWAHNGNVFSLLSHGSEYRPPKQKGANKEQERPVTIIRDGETNKPSDSSRQSLSSTHAVSRAGARPRWLPPQVAKTPRGQGHQHQDVHPSGHAETKANGTTNGTQDKPSPSPRREDVMAGDDPYNPYKTSDSDSDNPYYNYYDVYESPRRRERPGYGTRYHQNGLPDLVPDAYYIQASVYVQRVPMYNLRCANEENCLSSSAYSARDYDTRMLLRFPQRVKNQGTADFLPSRPRYSWEWHSCHQHYHSMDEFSHYDLLDSGGRSVAEGHKASFCLEDSSCDYGYYRRFACTSHTQGLSPGCYDTYNADIDCQWIDITDVKPGNYVLKISVNPSYQVPESDYSNNIVRCEVRYTGNYAYVSGCHISQY